The Ancylobacter sp. WKF20 genome contains a region encoding:
- a CDS encoding ABC transporter permease, with the protein MQDRKSLVLVAPAFAWLTAFMVVPCLLILALAFFRRGIYGGIDYTFTLENVAMVFDPLYARIFLKSAWIAGLAASIAAVVGYAAAYAIAAMPRRHQPALLFFAILPFWSNYLVRTYAWIVLLNREGLIVAIARWLGVEGALPQMLYTEGAVVLGLVYNYLPFVILAAYAPLSRLNPEIAEASRDLGAGGWTTFRRVILPITLPGVATGFVFVFVLSIGNFVTPALLGGGQFQMIGNLVYAQFLTANDWPFGSALSMVLIAVMLVLLTAQTYANERASTGRQASGGVDG; encoded by the coding sequence ATGCAAGACCGTAAATCCCTCGTGCTGGTCGCGCCGGCCTTTGCGTGGCTCACCGCCTTCATGGTGGTGCCGTGCCTGCTGATCCTCGCGCTCGCCTTCTTCCGGCGCGGCATCTATGGCGGCATCGACTATACCTTCACGCTCGAGAATGTGGCGATGGTGTTCGATCCGCTCTATGCGCGGATCTTCCTGAAATCGGCCTGGATCGCCGGGCTCGCGGCGTCGATCGCGGCCGTGGTCGGCTACGCCGCCGCCTATGCCATCGCCGCCATGCCCCGCCGCCACCAGCCGGCGCTGCTGTTCTTCGCCATCCTGCCCTTCTGGTCGAACTACCTCGTGCGCACCTATGCCTGGATCGTGCTGCTGAACCGGGAGGGGCTGATCGTCGCCATTGCCCGCTGGCTCGGCGTCGAGGGCGCGCTGCCGCAAATGCTGTACACCGAAGGCGCCGTGGTGCTCGGCCTCGTCTACAATTACCTGCCCTTCGTCATCCTCGCCGCCTATGCCCCGCTCTCCCGCCTCAACCCGGAGATCGCGGAAGCCTCGCGCGACCTCGGCGCCGGCGGCTGGACGACATTCCGCCGGGTGATCCTGCCGATCACCTTGCCGGGCGTGGCGACCGGCTTCGTCTTCGTCTTCGTGCTCTCCATCGGCAATTTCGTCACCCCGGCGCTGCTGGGGGGCGGGCAGTTCCAGATGATCGGCAACCTCGTCTACGCCCAGTTCCTCACCGCCAATGACTGGCCCTTCGGCTCGGCGCTCTCCATGGTGCTGATCGCGGTCATGCTGGTCCTGCTGACGGCGCAGACCTACGCCAATGAGCGGGCCTCCACCGGCCGCCAGGCGAGCGGAGGCGTCGATGGCTGA
- a CDS encoding sugar phosphate isomerase/epimerase, which translates to MRTIKGPGLFLAQFLGADAPFNSWDSITRWAADCSYVGVQVPTNDPRILDLDQAAASRGWCEDWAGKGRENGVAVTELSTHLQGQLVAVHPAYDTMFDGFAAPEVRGNPAARQEWAVEQVKKALTASQNLGLTAMVSFSGALAWPYVYPWPQRPAGLVEEAFDELARRWRPLLDHADACGVDICFEIHPGEDLHDGDTFEMFLERVGGHPRAKMLYDPSHYVLQQLDYLDHLDIYAERIGMFHVKDAEFNPTGRKGVYGGYQSWVNRAGRFRSPGDGQVDFGAIFSKLAAMDFDGWAVVEWECCLKHPEDGAREGAAFVKSHIIRVTEKAFDDFASSGTDRAANRRLLGLDR; encoded by the coding sequence ATGCGCACGATCAAGGGACCAGGACTCTTCCTGGCCCAATTCCTTGGCGCGGATGCGCCATTCAATTCCTGGGACAGCATCACTCGTTGGGCCGCCGATTGCAGCTATGTCGGCGTGCAGGTGCCGACGAATGATCCCCGCATCCTCGACCTCGATCAGGCGGCCGCCTCACGCGGCTGGTGCGAGGATTGGGCCGGCAAAGGGCGTGAGAACGGCGTCGCCGTCACCGAGCTCTCTACCCATCTCCAAGGCCAGCTCGTCGCGGTCCACCCCGCCTATGACACGATGTTCGACGGCTTCGCGGCGCCCGAGGTGCGCGGCAATCCGGCGGCGCGGCAGGAATGGGCGGTCGAACAGGTGAAGAAGGCGCTCACCGCCTCGCAGAACCTCGGCCTCACCGCCATGGTCAGCTTTTCCGGCGCGCTGGCCTGGCCCTATGTCTATCCGTGGCCGCAACGTCCGGCGGGACTGGTCGAGGAGGCGTTCGACGAGTTGGCGCGCCGCTGGCGCCCGCTGCTCGACCATGCCGATGCCTGCGGCGTCGACATCTGCTTCGAGATCCATCCGGGCGAGGATCTGCACGACGGCGACACGTTCGAGATGTTTCTGGAGCGCGTCGGCGGGCATCCGCGCGCCAAGATGCTCTACGACCCCTCGCATTACGTGCTGCAGCAGCTCGATTATCTCGACCATCTCGACATCTATGCCGAGCGCATCGGCATGTTCCACGTCAAGGATGCCGAGTTCAACCCGACCGGCCGCAAGGGCGTCTATGGCGGCTATCAGAGCTGGGTGAACAGGGCCGGCCGCTTCCGCAGCCCGGGTGACGGGCAGGTGGATTTCGGCGCCATCTTCTCCAAGCTCGCGGCGATGGATTTCGACGGCTGGGCGGTCGTCGAGTGGGAATGCTGCCTCAAGCACCCGGAAGACGGCGCGCGCGAGGGCGCAGCCTTCGTGAAAAGCCACATCATCCGCGTGACAGAGAAGGCGTTCGACGATTTCGCCAGCTCAGGCACCGACCGGGCCGCCAATCGCCGCCTGCTGGGTCTCGACCGATGA
- a CDS encoding glycosyltransferase produces MTRPPVIALFPEASFGAALNCVGIARELAARGAEPVFLCHPGFTGVFAEYGFREYHLQPEPAAAQGRGETYWQNFVNTHLAHFDLSPLNQLEAYVAPTWEAIVDTVIAVEDSLEALLGQIQPDAILLDNVIMFPAILRSGKPWARVVSCAETEIPDPLVPPYLSGLSPEDAAGRAAWEKAAAAILKPAHNRYNAFRRARGLRPLPAGQFLENSDWLNLLLAPSAVRYERAQALPGELFVFLEGCVREEVPFDPPPLPVNEGPLVYMSFGSLGAIDTEQIGRMIEVFASLRARFYVNVGGFMDAYRRVPDNVFLGSWFPQPSVVAQSALFIHHGGNNSFCEALFHGVPSLVMPYCWDGHDNARRTQDTGVGRAMHRSDWSPDGLRATITELLEDHALRARLKAISARMKADPGVTRAAEAVLTRLPVTVETA; encoded by the coding sequence GTGACCCGCCCACCCGTCATCGCCCTGTTTCCCGAAGCGAGCTTCGGCGCCGCGCTCAACTGCGTCGGCATCGCCCGCGAGCTGGCGGCGCGCGGGGCGGAGCCGGTGTTTCTCTGCCATCCCGGCTTCACCGGCGTGTTCGCCGAATATGGCTTTCGCGAATATCACCTGCAGCCGGAACCGGCGGCGGCGCAGGGGCGCGGGGAGACCTACTGGCAGAATTTCGTCAACACCCACCTCGCCCATTTTGACCTGTCGCCGCTCAACCAGCTCGAGGCCTATGTCGCCCCGACCTGGGAGGCGATCGTCGATACGGTGATCGCGGTCGAGGACTCGCTGGAGGCGCTGCTCGGCCAGATCCAGCCGGACGCGATCCTGCTCGACAATGTCATCATGTTCCCGGCGATCCTGCGGTCGGGGAAACCCTGGGCGCGCGTCGTCTCCTGCGCCGAGACGGAGATCCCCGACCCGCTTGTGCCGCCCTATCTCTCCGGCCTGTCGCCGGAGGATGCGGCGGGCCGCGCGGCGTGGGAGAAGGCGGCGGCCGCGATTCTCAAGCCCGCCCATAACCGCTACAACGCGTTTCGCCGCGCCCGCGGCCTGCGCCCGCTGCCGGCCGGACAATTTCTGGAGAATTCCGACTGGCTGAACCTGCTGCTCGCGCCCTCCGCCGTACGCTATGAGCGCGCGCAGGCGCTGCCGGGGGAGTTGTTCGTCTTCCTGGAAGGCTGCGTGCGCGAGGAAGTGCCGTTCGATCCCCCGCCTTTGCCGGTGAATGAGGGGCCGCTGGTCTATATGAGCTTCGGCAGCCTCGGGGCGATCGACACCGAGCAGATCGGCCGGATGATCGAGGTGTTCGCAAGCTTGCGCGCCCGCTTCTATGTGAATGTCGGCGGCTTCATGGATGCCTATCGCCGGGTGCCGGACAATGTGTTCCTGGGAAGCTGGTTTCCCCAGCCCTCGGTGGTCGCGCAATCCGCGCTGTTCATCCACCATGGTGGCAACAACTCGTTCTGCGAGGCGCTGTTTCACGGCGTGCCCTCGCTGGTCATGCCCTATTGCTGGGACGGCCATGACAATGCCCGCCGCACGCAGGACACCGGCGTCGGCCGCGCCATGCACCGCTCCGACTGGTCGCCGGACGGGCTGCGCGCGACCATCACGGAGCTGCTGGAGGATCACGCGCTGCGGGCGCGGCTGAAGGCGATCTCCGCCCGGATGAAGGCCGATCCCGGCGTCACCCGCGCGGCGGAAGCCGTGCTGACTCGCCTGCCGGTCACGGTGGAGACGGCCTAG
- a CDS encoding ABC transporter permease, with protein sequence MSDAAARPSPALRLPSLSALGPLLALILLVLLGAYLNDNFLSAGNITNVLARSAFIGMIAVGMTFVITSGGLDLSVGSMAAFIAGVMILAMNALLPTMGVGVPLILVGMGVALGVGLLAGLGNGLLVTRAGIEPFIVTLGTMGIFRSLVTWLADGGTISLDFAVRQLYRPVYYSGLLGIAWPILVFAAVAIAGQVAMRHTRFGRYCEAIGSNDKVALYSAVNVERIRLLTYVLLGLLVGLATIMYVPRLGSASGSTGMLWELEAIAAVIIGGTALKGGYGRVWGTVVGVLILSLIDNILILADLVSPYLNGAIQGVIIVLAVVLQRGKSSA encoded by the coding sequence ATGTCTGATGCCGCCGCGCGCCCGTCCCCCGCTTTGCGCCTGCCGAGCCTCTCCGCCCTCGGCCCGCTGCTGGCGCTGATCCTGCTGGTGCTGCTCGGCGCCTATCTGAACGACAATTTCCTGTCGGCCGGCAACATCACCAACGTGCTCGCTCGCTCAGCCTTCATCGGCATGATCGCGGTGGGCATGACCTTCGTCATCACCTCCGGGGGGCTCGACCTGTCGGTCGGCTCCATGGCCGCCTTCATCGCCGGGGTGATGATCCTCGCCATGAACGCGCTGCTGCCGACCATGGGCGTCGGCGTGCCGCTCATCCTGGTCGGCATGGGCGTGGCGCTCGGCGTCGGACTGCTGGCGGGGCTCGGCAACGGATTGCTGGTGACGCGCGCCGGCATCGAGCCCTTCATCGTCACGCTCGGCACCATGGGCATCTTCCGCTCACTGGTGACCTGGCTCGCCGATGGCGGCACGATCAGCCTCGATTTCGCGGTGCGCCAGCTCTACCGGCCGGTCTATTACTCCGGCCTGTTGGGCATCGCCTGGCCCATCCTCGTGTTCGCCGCCGTCGCCATCGCCGGGCAGGTGGCGATGCGGCACACGCGCTTCGGCCGCTACTGCGAAGCCATCGGCTCCAACGACAAGGTGGCGCTCTATTCGGCGGTGAATGTCGAGCGCATCCGCCTGCTCACTTACGTGCTGCTCGGCCTGCTCGTGGGCCTCGCCACCATCATGTATGTGCCGCGCCTCGGCTCGGCCTCGGGCTCCACCGGCATGTTGTGGGAGCTGGAGGCCATCGCCGCCGTCATCATCGGCGGCACGGCGCTGAAAGGCGGCTATGGCCGGGTCTGGGGCACCGTCGTCGGCGTGCTCATCCTCAGCCTCATCGACAACATCCTGATCCTTGCCGATCTGGTCTCGCCCTATCTCAACGGGGCGATCCAGGGCGTCATCATCGTCCTCGCTGTCGTGCTGCAGCGGGGCAAATCATCCGCCTGA
- a CDS encoding spermidine/putrescine ABC transporter substrate-binding protein: protein MVGISCRAVAIAGMALGLTAFAASADPLVISNWDGYLAPDAIKQFNEATGNSAELVLHATNEEIMGKLIAAKGKGYDVVFVSSPFAEVLHNLGLAEELDHSKLPNLKNLYPEATTLAHDKGNTFSVPYTWGTTGLCYRSDLTPAPTSWNDLLKPTDALKGKTTMLATDRWLLAAGFLSEGYSVNETDKAKLQQTRDLLIAAKKTLLAYDDTTFYSKLVSGEAQLVQAWDGWCNYGITENPQIKYVIPKEGSDLWVDTMVILKASEHKDAAYAFINSMLDGKTHRWAAENILYKVPNKAAMEGLDPALLQKYPNMTMTSAELLKHEQLRDVGAAQRDYSRTVSEIMAAN, encoded by the coding sequence ATGGTGGGGATTTCCTGCCGTGCGGTGGCCATTGCCGGCATGGCTCTGGGCCTCACCGCCTTTGCCGCGAGCGCGGATCCGCTCGTGATCTCGAACTGGGACGGCTATCTCGCCCCCGACGCGATCAAGCAGTTCAACGAGGCCACCGGCAACAGCGCCGAGCTGGTGCTGCACGCCACCAATGAAGAGATCATGGGCAAGCTCATTGCCGCCAAGGGCAAGGGCTATGACGTGGTCTTCGTCTCCTCGCCCTTCGCCGAGGTGCTGCACAATCTCGGCCTCGCCGAGGAGCTGGATCATTCCAAGCTGCCGAACCTGAAGAACCTCTACCCGGAGGCGACGACCCTCGCCCATGACAAGGGCAACACCTTCTCCGTGCCCTATACCTGGGGCACGACGGGGCTGTGCTACCGCTCGGACCTGACCCCCGCGCCGACCTCCTGGAACGACCTCCTGAAGCCGACTGACGCTCTCAAGGGCAAGACCACCATGCTGGCGACCGATCGCTGGCTGCTGGCGGCGGGCTTCCTGTCGGAGGGTTATTCGGTCAACGAGACCGACAAGGCCAAGCTGCAGCAGACCCGCGACCTGCTGATCGCCGCCAAGAAGACCCTGCTCGCCTATGACGATACGACCTTCTACTCGAAGCTGGTGTCGGGCGAGGCGCAGCTCGTGCAGGCCTGGGACGGCTGGTGCAATTACGGCATCACCGAGAACCCGCAGATCAAGTACGTGATCCCCAAGGAGGGCTCCGACCTCTGGGTGGACACGATGGTGATCCTCAAGGCGTCCGAGCATAAGGATGCGGCTTACGCCTTCATCAACTCCATGCTGGACGGTAAGACCCATCGCTGGGCGGCCGAGAACATCCTCTACAAGGTGCCGAACAAGGCGGCGATGGAGGGTCTCGACCCGGCGCTGCTGCAGAAGTACCCGAACATGACGATGACCTCGGCCGAGTTGCTCAAGCATGAGCAGCTGCGCGATGTCGGCGCGGCGCAGCGCGATTATTCGCGCACCGTGTCCGAGATCATGGCCGCGAACTGA
- a CDS encoding sugar ABC transporter ATP-binding protein, translating to MGQPVTGGAGDTAPVLELVGVRKSYGPIEILHGIDFALRAGEVHALIGENGAGKSTIMKILGGFIPPSAGEVRLDGRPAPYVSGAQAEAQGVVVIHQEFNLAPDLTVSENIWLGREIGGLFLDHAAMRRGTQALLDQLDSTIRPDARIRDLPVSDRQMVEIAKALARKARVLIMDEPSAVLTSREVDILFRQIDRLRAQGVALLYTSHRLDEVSRLADRITVLRDGTVVRRAMRGELSEDGMATAMVGRDLEDIYPARRHEIGAIALELRGLNVPPLVHDISFTLRRGEVLGISGLVGSGRTELAEGLVGLRPASGTVLRHGEPVAIRSVRDAAAHGLAYLTEDRKERGLLLDKTLRENLTLADLARFGTPFLSEAREEAALTKAIADFDIRAPRRDMRVGNLSGGNQQKLLLAKTLLSNPEIVIIDEPTRGIDVGTKSQIYAFIDALARQGRSVIVISSDMPEILGLSDRVLVMRQGRLAGELAGERISETAIVRLVMGTSEDLREEPLHV from the coding sequence GTGGGTCAGCCTGTGACCGGCGGCGCCGGAGACACGGCGCCGGTGCTGGAACTTGTCGGCGTGCGCAAGAGCTACGGGCCGATCGAGATCCTGCACGGCATCGACTTCGCCCTGCGCGCGGGCGAGGTCCACGCGCTGATTGGCGAGAATGGCGCGGGCAAATCAACCATCATGAAGATCCTCGGCGGGTTTATCCCGCCGAGCGCGGGCGAGGTGCGCCTTGACGGCCGCCCGGCCCCCTATGTGAGCGGCGCGCAGGCGGAAGCTCAGGGCGTCGTCGTCATCCATCAGGAATTCAATCTCGCCCCGGACCTCACCGTGAGCGAGAACATCTGGCTCGGCCGCGAGATCGGCGGCCTGTTCCTCGACCACGCGGCGATGCGCCGGGGCACGCAGGCGCTGCTCGACCAGCTCGACAGCACCATCCGCCCCGATGCCCGCATCCGCGACCTGCCCGTCTCCGACCGGCAGATGGTGGAAATCGCCAAGGCGCTGGCCCGCAAGGCGCGCGTGCTCATCATGGACGAGCCCTCCGCCGTGCTGACCAGCCGGGAGGTAGACATCCTGTTCCGCCAGATCGACCGCCTGCGCGCGCAGGGCGTGGCGCTGCTCTACACCTCGCACCGGCTCGACGAGGTCTCGCGCCTCGCCGACCGCATCACCGTGCTGCGCGACGGCACGGTGGTTCGGCGCGCCATGCGCGGGGAACTCAGCGAGGACGGCATGGCGACCGCCATGGTCGGGCGCGACCTCGAGGACATCTACCCGGCGCGGCGCCACGAGATCGGCGCGATCGCGCTGGAGTTGCGTGGCCTCAACGTCCCGCCGCTGGTCCACGACATCTCCTTCACCCTGCGGCGGGGCGAGGTGCTCGGCATTTCCGGTCTCGTCGGCTCCGGCCGCACCGAACTCGCGGAAGGGCTGGTCGGCCTGCGCCCCGCCAGCGGCACCGTGCTGCGCCATGGTGAGCCCGTCGCGATCCGCTCGGTGCGAGACGCCGCCGCCCATGGCCTCGCCTACCTCACCGAGGACCGCAAGGAGCGCGGCCTGCTGCTCGACAAGACGCTGCGCGAAAACCTCACCCTCGCCGATCTCGCCCGCTTCGGCACGCCCTTCCTTTCGGAAGCCCGCGAGGAAGCCGCGCTGACCAAGGCCATCGCCGATTTCGACATTCGCGCACCGCGCCGGGATATGCGGGTGGGCAATCTCTCGGGCGGCAACCAGCAGAAGTTGCTGCTCGCCAAGACGCTGCTGTCGAACCCCGAGATCGTCATCATCGACGAGCCCACGCGCGGCATCGATGTGGGCACCAAGAGCCAGATCTACGCCTTCATCGACGCGCTGGCGCGGCAGGGGCGCAGCGTCATCGTCATCTCCTCCGACATGCCGGAAATCCTCGGCCTGTCGGACCGCGTGCTGGTGATGCGGCAGGGCCGCCTTGCCGGCGAACTCGCCGGCGAGCGCATCAGCGAGACCGCCATCGTCCGTCTGGTGATGGGCACGTCCGAAGATCTCCGGGAGGAGCCCCTTCATGTCTGA
- a CDS encoding GntR family transcriptional regulator — protein sequence MAGRRRAARHNHVSLAQQIITLALDRGMKAGEHMPEQAIADACGVSRTPIRSAFKILEKNNILIWKEEAGYFLSQGAQDGLSEAKVGVEDLEQGLFTRILADRSARRIADVQSVSALARRYSVSRVEVLNALKVLARDGIVTQLPGSAWAFQPLLDTPRAIAESFAFRLTLEPQAILTSGFTLDPTRASALRAQMRAFQDLPDSRLTAAGFQRLDIDFHVMIAEGSANRFVQGTLLAHHRLRRMAQKEAAAPPFRQRQAMEEHLDILDSLERNQLELAADQMVLHLRRSGIRRPEAAGRGMSPLLRGPQQAGARIKGTAS from the coding sequence ATGGCCGGACGCCGCCGCGCCGCCCGCCACAACCATGTGTCGCTCGCCCAGCAGATCATCACGCTGGCGCTTGATCGCGGCATGAAGGCCGGCGAGCACATGCCCGAGCAGGCGATTGCCGACGCCTGCGGCGTCTCGCGTACGCCGATAAGATCCGCCTTCAAGATACTGGAAAAGAATAATATTCTAATCTGGAAGGAAGAGGCGGGCTATTTCCTCTCCCAGGGCGCTCAGGATGGACTGAGCGAGGCGAAGGTCGGGGTCGAGGATCTCGAACAGGGCCTGTTCACCCGCATCCTCGCCGACCGCTCCGCCCGCCGCATCGCCGACGTGCAATCCGTCAGCGCCCTCGCCCGGCGGTATTCCGTGTCGCGCGTTGAGGTACTGAATGCGCTAAAAGTACTGGCACGTGACGGTATAGTCACCCAGCTTCCCGGCAGCGCCTGGGCGTTCCAGCCCCTGCTCGACACGCCCCGCGCCATCGCCGAAAGCTTCGCCTTCCGCCTCACGCTGGAGCCGCAGGCGATCCTCACGTCGGGCTTCACGCTCGACCCCACCCGCGCCAGCGCGCTCAGGGCGCAGATGCGCGCCTTTCAGGACCTGCCGGACAGCCGGCTCACCGCCGCCGGCTTCCAGCGCCTCGATATCGACTTCCATGTGATGATCGCGGAAGGCTCGGCCAACCGCTTCGTGCAGGGCACGCTGCTGGCGCATCACCGGCTGCGGCGCATGGCGCAGAAGGAAGCCGCCGCCCCGCCCTTCCGCCAGCGCCAGGCGATGGAGGAACATCTCGACATTCTCGACAGCCTGGAGCGCAACCAGCTTGAGCTTGCCGCCGACCAGATGGTGCTGCATTTGCGTCGCTCGGGGATTCGCCGACCGGAAGCCGCCGGGCGCGGCATGTCCCCGCTGCTGAGAGGCCCGCAACAGGCCGGCGCACGCATCAAAGGAACGGCCTCGTGA
- a CDS encoding LacI family DNA-binding transcriptional regulator produces the protein MEHHLRRPPLPSSEPADRSAPRQATPRLADVARLAGVSTATVSRVLSNPEVVTVETRQRVEEAIRATGYRLNHAARNLRHRRTGGVVALVPDLSNPFFSQILAGMSAVLAPASYNLLIADTRAMSAESILGYAEPSRADGLIVLDGAVPLERYEPRIPLVLACEWIPGLTAPRVKIDNRAAAALAVDHLVALGHRHIGHVAGPPENVLTQARLAGTEQALKAHGLPAPLVLPGDFSLDSGRRAGAAWLALPEAERPRAMTFSSDAMACGFIGEVQHRGLAVPRDVSVMGFDDIELVAHMTPALSTIRQPREAIGRRAAQLLLDLIAGTDTAEDVILPVELVLRASTAAPG, from the coding sequence ATGGAACACCATCTGCGCCGCCCGCCGCTGCCATCGTCCGAACCGGCTGACCGCTCTGCTCCGCGTCAGGCGACGCCACGCCTTGCTGACGTCGCGCGCCTAGCCGGCGTCTCGACGGCGACGGTGAGCCGCGTTTTGTCCAATCCCGAGGTGGTGACAGTCGAGACGCGGCAGCGGGTGGAGGAGGCGATCCGCGCCACGGGCTACCGGCTGAACCACGCCGCGCGCAATCTGCGCCACCGGCGCACCGGCGGGGTGGTGGCGCTGGTGCCGGATCTCTCCAACCCGTTCTTCTCGCAAATCCTCGCCGGCATGTCGGCCGTGCTGGCGCCGGCGAGCTACAACCTGCTGATCGCCGACACGCGGGCGATGAGCGCGGAATCGATCCTGGGCTATGCCGAGCCGAGCCGGGCGGACGGGCTGATCGTGCTCGACGGCGCGGTTCCGCTCGAGCGTTACGAGCCGCGCATCCCGCTGGTGCTGGCCTGCGAATGGATCCCCGGCCTCACCGCGCCGCGGGTGAAGATCGACAACCGCGCCGCCGCCGCGCTGGCGGTCGACCATCTCGTCGCGCTCGGCCATCGCCACATCGGCCATGTCGCCGGCCCGCCCGAGAATGTGCTGACGCAGGCCCGCCTCGCCGGTACGGAGCAGGCCCTCAAGGCGCATGGCCTGCCGGCGCCGCTGGTGCTGCCGGGCGACTTCTCGCTCGATTCCGGCCGTCGCGCCGGGGCGGCCTGGCTCGCTCTGCCGGAGGCGGAACGTCCGCGCGCCATGACCTTCTCCAGCGACGCCATGGCCTGCGGCTTCATCGGCGAGGTGCAGCATCGCGGCCTCGCCGTGCCGCGTGATGTCTCGGTGATGGGTTTCGACGACATCGAGCTGGTCGCCCATATGACGCCGGCGCTCTCCACCATCCGCCAGCCGCGCGAGGCCATCGGCCGCCGCGCCGCCCAGCTTCTGCTCGACCTGATCGCCGGCACCGACACGGCGGAGGATGTCATCCTTCCCGTGGAGCTGGTGCTGCGCGCCAGCACGGCGGCGCCGGGTTAG
- a CDS encoding Gfo/Idh/MocA family oxidoreductase produces MSAPSPIRLGMVGGGTGAFIGAVHRIAARLDGEFQLVAGALSSTPEKSRASGEALGLARVYDDFSAMARAEARRKDGIEAVAIVTPNHRHAAPAIEFLKRGIHVICDKPLTATLAEAKQLAAAAERSKALFILTHNYTGYPMVRQARAMVEAGTLGRLRLVQVEYVQEWLTEAAEKHGSKQAEWRTDPERSGAGGATGDIGTHAYNLACFVSGLMPEALAADLSTFVPGRALDDNAHVLLRFEGGARGMLWASQVAPGNENGLRLRVYGEKGGLEWAQEDPNYLWFTPFGEPKRRITRNGAGSGPEAARVSRIPPGHPEGYLEGFANLYAEAARAIRAHQAGEPVPDEVLYPTLADGLAGMRFVDACVRSSRRNAAWVSL; encoded by the coding sequence ATGAGCGCGCCCTCCCCTATTCGTCTTGGCATGGTCGGCGGCGGCACAGGCGCCTTCATCGGCGCCGTCCACCGCATCGCCGCCCGGCTCGACGGCGAGTTCCAGCTCGTCGCTGGCGCCCTCTCCTCGACGCCGGAAAAGTCCCGCGCCTCCGGCGAAGCCTTGGGTCTCGCCCGCGTCTATGACGATTTCAGCGCCATGGCGCGCGCCGAGGCGCGTCGCAAGGACGGCATCGAGGCGGTCGCCATCGTCACGCCGAACCACAGGCACGCCGCGCCCGCCATTGAGTTCCTGAAGCGCGGCATCCATGTGATCTGCGACAAGCCGCTAACCGCGACGCTTGCCGAGGCCAAGCAGCTCGCCGCTGCAGCGGAACGCTCCAAGGCGCTGTTCATCCTCACCCATAATTACACCGGCTACCCGATGGTGCGGCAGGCCCGCGCCATGGTGGAAGCCGGCACGCTGGGCCGGCTGCGGCTGGTGCAGGTGGAATATGTGCAGGAATGGCTGACCGAGGCGGCCGAGAAGCACGGCTCGAAACAGGCCGAATGGCGCACCGATCCGGAGCGCTCCGGCGCCGGCGGGGCGACCGGCGACATCGGCACCCACGCCTATAACCTCGCCTGCTTCGTCTCCGGCCTCATGCCCGAAGCGCTGGCCGCGGACCTCTCGACCTTCGTGCCGGGCCGCGCGCTCGACGACAACGCCCATGTGCTGCTGCGCTTTGAAGGCGGGGCGCGCGGCATGCTGTGGGCGAGCCAGGTGGCGCCGGGCAATGAGAACGGCCTGCGCCTGCGCGTCTATGGCGAGAAGGGTGGGCTGGAATGGGCGCAGGAAGACCCGAACTATCTCTGGTTCACCCCCTTCGGCGAGCCGAAGCGCCGCATCACGCGCAATGGTGCCGGGAGCGGACCGGAAGCGGCGCGGGTCTCCCGCATCCCGCCCGGTCACCCGGAGGGCTATCTCGAAGGCTTCGCCAACCTCTATGCCGAGGCGGCGCGTGCCATCCGCGCGCATCAGGCCGGCGAGCCCGTGCCGGATGAGGTGCTCTATCCCACGCTGGCCGACGGCCTCGCCGGCATGCGGTTCGTCGATGCCTGCGTGCGCTCGTCCCGCCGCAATGCCGCGTGGGTCAGCCTGTGA
- a CDS encoding ABC transporter permease, with protein MADRHTLRLMLLILGVVFAFLYIPISVLVGLSFNAGGMPTAWTGFSLKWYGALFANKDILRAAGNTLIVGLVSAFVATVLGTLLAIGIEIRRRKGRVLETLIFAPMVIPDIVLAIALLSFFSLLDVRLGLHTVIMAHVVFNLAFVCAVVRARLKSFDWSIVEASADLGASTVTTLRRVVLPVLAPAIIAGGLLAFTLSVDEFIIAFFTAGAQRASITLPMQIYAMIRFGVTPEINVLATLVIGFSLVTLALSQRLNRGGLPGQ; from the coding sequence ATGGCTGACCGTCACACCCTGCGGCTGATGCTGCTCATCCTCGGCGTCGTCTTCGCCTTCCTCTACATCCCGATCTCGGTGCTGGTCGGCCTGTCCTTCAATGCGGGCGGGATGCCGACTGCCTGGACCGGCTTCTCGCTGAAATGGTACGGCGCGCTGTTCGCCAACAAGGACATATTGCGCGCCGCCGGCAACACGCTGATCGTCGGGCTGGTCTCGGCCTTCGTCGCGACCGTGCTCGGCACGCTGCTCGCCATCGGCATCGAGATCCGCCGCCGCAAGGGGCGCGTTCTGGAGACGCTGATCTTCGCGCCGATGGTGATCCCCGACATCGTGCTCGCCATCGCGCTGCTCAGCTTCTTCTCGCTGCTCGATGTGCGGCTTGGGCTGCACACCGTCATCATGGCGCATGTCGTGTTCAACCTCGCCTTTGTCTGCGCGGTGGTGCGGGCGCGGCTGAAATCCTTCGACTGGTCGATCGTGGAAGCCTCGGCCGATCTCGGCGCCTCGACGGTGACGACGCTGCGCCGCGTGGTGCTGCCGGTGCTGGCGCCGGCCATCATCGCGGGTGGGCTGCTCGCCTTCACCCTCTCGGTCGATGAGTTCATCATCGCCTTCTTCACCGCCGGGGCCCAGCGCGCCTCGATCACCCTGCCGATGCAGATCTACGCCATGATCCGCTTCGGCGTGACCCCGGAAATCAATGTGCTCGCGACGCTGGTGATCGGCTTCTCGCTGGTCACGCTGGCCCTGTCGCAGCGGCTCAATCGCGGAGGCCTGCCCGGCCAATGA